The Mangrovibacterium diazotrophicum DNA window GCTTCCGCTTAATTTTTCAGATCCGACACAGGTATTCGTCCCGAATGGGAGAATTGCGCCTGCCCTATTTTCACGAAAAAATTCAATACAAAACAATAGATTTTAAATTTTCGATCAAATGCAAAACAAAGGATTAATCAGAACTTTTGCCATTTTATTGGCTCTGGTTTGTGCTTACCAGCTCACCTTTACATTTGTAGCGCGCAAAGTTGAAAAAGACGCACGCGAATATGCAAAAGGTGACGAAATGAAGGAATTGGTTTACCTTGATTCCGTTTCGGGCACAACTGTTTACAACTTCCTTGGGCTTAAAAAATACTCTTACAAAGATGTAAAAGCCCTGGAGATGAACTTAGGTCTTGACTTGAAAGGCGGTATGAACGTAACCCTTGAGGTTTCGGTTGCCGACCTGATCAAATCACTTTCAAACTACAGCACCGACACAACTTTCAACGCGGCACTAGCTCTTGCAAAAGAAAAACAACGCAACAGCCAGGACGACTTCGTGACACTGTTCGGTCAGGCTTTTGAACAAGTTGATCCGAATGCACAGCTTGCTGCGATTTTCAACACACTGGAGTTGAAAGACAAAGTAAAATACAACTCGACCAACGCTGAGGTAATGCGCGTGATTCGCGAAGAAACCGATGCGGCCATCGACAATGCATTCCAAATTATTCGTTCTCGTATCGACCGTTTCGGTGTTGCTCAGCCAAACATCCAAAAGCTGCAAACTCCGGGACGTATCTTGGTTGAATTACCGGGTATCGACAACCCTGAACGTGTTCGTAAACTGTTACAAGGAACTGCCAAACTGGAGTTCTGGGAAACTTACGACAACAGCGAGGTTTATTCTGTGTTGATGCAAATCAACGAAAAAGTAAAAGAAGTTCAGTCGCTTTCAGGCGAACAAACTGCTGCGGCTGCAACTACTGAAAGCGCAGAAACTACTGCTGCGACAGCCGATACAACTGCAAACAGCTTGCTGAGCGAAATGGAAAGCTCTGGCGACACTGCTGCTGTTGATCAAATGACGAACTTCAAAAAGCAATACCCATTGTTTGCAGTAATGCAACCAAGCACAACTCAGGACGGCCAATTGTATCCGGGACCTGTTGTTGGTACTGCACACTTTAAAGACACTGCTACAATCGATTCATACCTGGCTTTACCACAAGTTAAGTCGGTTATTCCGCGTAACCTGAAGTTCATGTGGACTTCGAAAGCAATTGATGATGCCGGTAACTATTTCCGTCTGATCGCCATCAAGGTAACCGGTCGTGATGGCCGTGCTCCATTGGATGGTGACGTAATTGTTGATGCTCGTCAGGATTACGAACAATTCGGAAGCCGCCCTGAAGTTTCGATGACCATGAACAGCGAAGGTTCAAAAACCTGGGCTCGTTTGACGAAAGATAACGTAGGCAAATCAATCGCTATCGTATTGGACGGCTATGTTCGTTCATTCCCGAATGTAAACGGTGAAATCACCGGAGGTCGCTCAAGCATCACCGGTTTGGAATCGGTTGAAGAAGCGAAGGACTTGGCAAACATCCTGAAATCAGGTAAAATGCCTGCTCCTGCTCACATTATCCAGGAAGAAATCGTTGGACCTTCATTGGGTCAGGAAGCGATCAACAGCGGTCTGTGGTCATTCGCCATCGCCTTCATCCTGGTATTGGCTTACATGTTGTTCTTCTATAGCAAGAAAGCCGGTTTGGCTGCAAACATTGCCCTGCTTGCCAACTTGTTCTTCATCATCGGTGTGTTGGCATCAATCGGTGCTGTATTGACATTGCCCGGTATTGCCGGTATCGTATTGACCATCGGTATGTCTGTCGATGCGAACGTGTTGATTTACGAACGTATCCAGGAAGAAATTAAAGCCGGTAAAGGCTTGAAA harbors:
- the secDF gene encoding protein translocase subunit SecDF, whose product is MQNKGLIRTFAILLALVCAYQLTFTFVARKVEKDAREYAKGDEMKELVYLDSVSGTTVYNFLGLKKYSYKDVKALEMNLGLDLKGGMNVTLEVSVADLIKSLSNYSTDTTFNAALALAKEKQRNSQDDFVTLFGQAFEQVDPNAQLAAIFNTLELKDKVKYNSTNAEVMRVIREETDAAIDNAFQIIRSRIDRFGVAQPNIQKLQTPGRILVELPGIDNPERVRKLLQGTAKLEFWETYDNSEVYSVLMQINEKVKEVQSLSGEQTAAAATTESAETTAATADTTANSLLSEMESSGDTAAVDQMTNFKKQYPLFAVMQPSTTQDGQLYPGPVVGTAHFKDTATIDSYLALPQVKSVIPRNLKFMWTSKAIDDAGNYFRLIAIKVTGRDGRAPLDGDVIVDARQDYEQFGSRPEVSMTMNSEGSKTWARLTKDNVGKSIAIVLDGYVRSFPNVNGEITGGRSSITGLESVEEAKDLANILKSGKMPAPAHIIQEEIVGPSLGQEAINSGLWSFAIAFILVLAYMLFFYSKKAGLAANIALLANLFFIIGVLASIGAVLTLPGIAGIVLTIGMSVDANVLIYERIQEEIKAGKGLKLAIQDGYKNAYSAIIDGQVTTLLTGIVLYLFGSGPIKGFATTLIIGIFTSLFSAIFLTRLTFERQLSKGKNITFTSKFTDEWLRNAKIKFLEKRKIAYIISGALIVISLASIFTRGFNYGIDFKGGRTYVVRFDEDVKVAEVGKALSAVYGEAPEVKTFGGNNQVKITTEYKIDELSTEVDEEVDELMLKGLQQGGFIASDVTMAQFDSEYRMSSQKVGPTISDDIKKDALIAIGFSLLIIFLYILLRFRNWQFGLGALIALAHDTIITLGFFSLLHGLLPFSLEIDQAFIAAILTVVGYSINDTVVVFDRIREYFQIHPKRSNEVNMNEAMNSTLRRTFSTSLSTFVVILAIFLFGGTSIQGFTFALLIGVGVGTYSSIFVATPIVYDTYKQVEKAKVKKAVK